The Ignicoccus hospitalis KIN4/I genome includes the window TCCGGACGTTCTGAACCGAATTAAGGTCAACTTAAGCGATAAGATCAAGATGAAATTAGTACCGCTAAGAAAGGTAATGATAAGGATGTTTGGTAAGCCTTAGACTATTACTGCCCACCTCTCGGGCTCGAGCTCCCAAGATGGGTCCAAGAAGTCGGGAGCCCAAGCCCCGGCCCTCTTATTGAAGAACGGCGACCCCACGCGCGTGAACACGCTCACCACCCTCTTCCTATGGAAGAACTTGACCCCATCCACTGGCGTGTGTCCCCTTACTACGTAACTCACCTCGAGCGCTTCCAACAGGTAACGCGTGGCCCCCGGCCCCCAGAGGAAGCCCCTCCCCCTAGGCGAGGGGGCCCAACAAGCCTCCGGCCCGTCCTCCCAGCCGCATATGTTAGCCGGGTCGTTCCACAGAATCTCTTCCACTACCTCCGCCCGAGGCTCCCCGAAGACGCACTCGAGCCCCCTGCACCCCCTACGCAAGAGGACCGTAGCCGGTCCCCCGTGGTAGGCCACGACAGCTCCGTCGACAACTAAGGCGAAGGGCAACGCCTCGAAGACCGACCTCGCAGCCCTCAGCACATCCTTCCAACCCTTGAACCTCTTGGCTAAGTGTTGGGGGAAGTCGTGGGGGAGCGGCTCCAGCCCCCTGTAAGGCTCGTGGTTTCCCCTCAGCACGAATACCTCGGAGGGCCTCCTAGCCTTGAGGGACAACACTAACAACAAGGTTTCTAGCTGCTTAGGCCCCCTGTCCACGTAGTTGCCTAAGAACACCAGCTTGTAGTTCTCCAGAACTTCTTTCAAACCTAAAACGTTCCAGACGTCGTATACGCTCACCAAGTCCCCGAAGAGGTCGCCGTGGAAGACCGTACGAGCGTCGGGCTGGGTCACTACGAAGGGCCACTCTCCTTCGAGGTGCTTCTTAGCCTCCTCGAGCAGTTTAGTTACTTCGTCCTCGGTTAGGGTCTCTACCGCCTCCGCGAAGGCCCCCAAGTCTTCTATTGGTAGGTCTTCTAACTTCAAGCCCCACCACGCTCCGAGGGTCCCATCGCGGTAATCTCTTCATCGCGCGAGCTCGAGGGGGGCAAGTCGTTGTCATCCCCCGGTCGCTCTCCTTTGGGCCTTAATTCGTTGACGGCAAGAAGCGCGCGGCCGAAGGGGGTAGGGGGCGCAGCTGAAGGGGGTCTTCCAGTACAGCTGCACCCAGCCCGGGAACACTTTGACCCTTATCTCGTGCCACCCTCAGTTTAGCTCCAAGCTGCCGAAGTAGCTCGCATGTACGAAGTCTTGCATGACCTCTACCCTCTTGGTGGGTTTTAAGGTAATGTTATCTATCCTTATCTCCAGGACCGAGGGCGAGCCGTAGAAGGCGTAGGTGCCATTTACGTCCACGTAAATGTATCCTTCAAGCCACGTTATGTTGTTTATGCCGTATTTGGGTACATAATCGTAAAGCGCCGGGACGAGCTTCCCGTCCTCGCTTGACAGCCCGTACTTAGCTCTGAACAGCTTGGTCCCGTTTACGTTTTTGTTGGTCTCAACAATTACGAAAGTTCCGTTGTTCAGCCAGATTACCCTTTTGTTGAGGAGGCTGTTAAGTTTAGCTAGCTTAGTTAGGTTCATAATAAACACGTACCCGGCGTCTCTGACCATTATTGCTTCGTTGACCACCTCGCTCCATATGTACTTAGGGATGTCCATAGTCCTCACGGTTCCGTACATGTTCACGAAGACGCGGGCGTTCAGCCAAGTAGTTAGGATTGCAGCTATCTTCTGGGGCGTTAGGTGGGCGTTCCAGTACCAGTCCTTCATAGCCATGTTACCGGTGTGGTCCGGTTTGTACTTACATGAGAAGAGCGCCATCAAGGTGTCGGGCACGCTGACCCTCTCGCCGGGCTTCAAGTACTTGGAGGCCACCTCGTAGAGCTCTAGCGCTTTCCAGAAGCAATGTAAGTTGTTGGGGGCTATAGGCCGGTAAGTGGTCAGTGACATCCACGGGTATATGGGGTAAGGTGCCGGCTTTCCCTCAGAGGCGTAGTAATAGTAATACTCGTATATCATTGCCCAGTAGGCCAGGGGGTCGGCGACGGCAGCTAGGGCCAGCACTAAGGCCAGCTGAGCTCCCCACACCCCTGCGCACAAGTAATTCTTCAGCTTGGACGTGTTCAATATTGCTGCTACAACCATCATGGTTATCAAGAACACTGGGTACTGGAAGCCGTACCAGAACTTGAACTTGTACCACGAAGTGGTGAACAAGAAGTTCAAGAAGTCCGGGAGCCAGAGCAACGCGTTGGCGTTGGGGACCAACGCGGGAACACGCTGAGCAGAGCGACTACTAGGAACTGAACCTTCACGTCGTTAAACCTTGCGGAGGACTTCTCGAAGAAGATCGCCCACCTGTCGAACTGAAGGTGTACTAAGCCTAACTCGAGTATGAGAGCCAACAGCAGCGGCGCGGCCACTAGGACCAGGAGAACGAAGGCCTTCTCTACGTTGTGCTTTACCTTCTTGGTAGCGACCCTCCATAACATTACGCCCAGCAACGGGAACGCGGCTGTCTCTTTGAAGAGAATTGCAAATATCATCAAGAAATAGCCCTTCAAGGGGGAAGTATCTAACACCAGATATCTGACGCCGAGGGCTATCAAGGGAAGCGCGTAGGCCTCGGGGTGTATATCGAAGCTCACTATCCCGTGCATGGCCGGGTGGAGGGCGTAGGCCAACGAGGCGACTAGGGCTAACTTCCAACTCCCCAGCAGTTCGCGGGCAAGGGCGTAAACGGCATACGTCGCTAGCCCCAGCCCCACGCCTTGAAGGAAGGCCAAGGTAGCTACGAACAACCAACAAGGCAATACCATACATAGAGGCTTGAAGAGCAATAGGGCGTAAGAAAAGTGGACATTTAGCACGCCCTTGTGATGGGGGTACTGACATATAGCCAAGATAGACGTGGGAGCGTCGCCGTAGAACCTGAGGTCTAGGAACCTCAGCACGGAATAGCTCCCAAATACCACGGAAATTAAAATAATGTAAGTCGGCAAGGCCAACTTGCGTAGTTGCACCGGTCACACCCCGTTGGAGCCCGGGTAGACTATTGGATAGACGGCCCCCTTCAACTTCCTCAACGTTTCCAAGACAGATACCTCTTGACCGTTTACGTTTATTAACAAAATGACATACTTACTCTTCATTATCACACATGCGAAAGCGGGCGCTTCTAGCGGCTCCAGAGCTCTAACTACCTTCTCGAGCTCGCTCGCGGGGGCTATCACCACAAATATAGTTGCTTTGTTTGGATCTTCAAGGGCTTCCAAATAGTTAATGAAAGCAGACGTAGCCATCTCTATTACTTTGGACCTCGATACGTTCAACCTTTCCGCAACTTCGTCTAAGCGCTCCGCCAATTCCTTTGGTAACGCCACGCCGAACCTCACGTTGGCCACTCAAACCCCGAGCAAAGGGAGACCCAAGTTCGGATTTAAAATTTTAAAATTATTAACTCTCTTACCCTACTTCCAGCACCCACCAAGATATGACCAACGCGGAGAGTACGACCGTTAAGACGTTTGTCCACTTGGCCAGTTGAGGGAACTTCAGAATCAAGGCTAGGAAGTTGCCCACTTGAGATATTATCCCTATAGCTGTTAACAAAAGGACTGCAGCTATCGTGACGCGTAGCGCGTCAGCCACCCTCTTCACCCAGTTCTTTCAATAGCCTCTTTACGGTTTCGGCTACGACCTTCCCGTCGACCTTGCCCCTAAGCTCGGCCATCGCTTTCCCCATGACCAAGCCGAAGCTCCTTTCTACTCCCCTCTTCTTTATCTCCTCTATGTTTTGCTGTATTACCTTCTTCACTACCTCTTCCACGTTGATCTGGCTAGCCGTGACGAACTCCTTCAACGCCTCTTCCACACTAGCTCCACCCGCGACCTTGCGGAGGACCTCCGGAATGGCTTCCTTAGCTACCTTACCCTCCGCGACTTCGTCTAGGACCTTCTCTATCGCTTCGTCGGAAATCTTGTCAGTCTCGAGTCCTTCCCTCTCCAACTCCCTCAAGGTGTCCACTACGGTCCTAGCCACCAAGTTGGCACTCAGCTTGTTTTTGTACTTTTTGATGAGTCTGTAGGCCA containing:
- a CDS encoding metallophosphoesterase family protein; this encodes MKLEDLPIEDLGAFAEAVETLTEDEVTKLLEEAKKHLEGEWPFVVTQPDARTVFHGDLFGDLVSVYDVWNVLGLKEVLENYKLVFLGNYVDRGPKQLETLLLVLSLKARRPSEVFVLRGNHEPYRGLEPLPHDFPQHLAKRFKGWKDVLRAARSVFEALPFALVVDGAVVAYHGGPATVLLRRGCRGLECVFGEPRAEVVEEILWNDPANICGWEDGPEACWAPSPRGRGFLWGPGATRYLLEALEVSYVVRGHTPVDGVKFFHRKRVVSVFTRVGSPFFNKRAGAWAPDFLDPSWELEPERWAVIV
- a CDS encoding DUF2079 domain-containing protein, which codes for MQLRKLALPTYIILISVVFGSYSVLRFLDLRFYGDAPTSILAICQYPHHKGVLNVHFSYALLLFKPLCMVLPCWLFVATLAFLQGVGLGLATYAVYALARELLGSWKLALVASLAYALHPAMHGIVSFDIHPEAYALPLIALGVRYLVLDTSPLKGYFLMIFAILFKETAAFPLLGVMLWRVATKKVKHNVEKAFVLLVLVAAPLLLALILELGLVHLQFDRWAIFFEKSSARFNDVKVQFLVVALLSVFPRWSPTPTRCSGSRTS
- a CDS encoding CopG family ribbon-helix-helix protein, with product MANVRFGVALPKELAERLDEVAERLNVSRSKVIEMATSAFINYLEALEDPNKATIFVVIAPASELEKVVRALEPLEAPAFACVIMKSKYVILLINVNGQEVSVLETLRKLKGAVYPIVYPGSNGV